In Heyndrickxia vini, the sequence AAGGATACTTTAGCATATAGTCAAGAACTGGATCAGTTGATTTACGAGTACCAATTAAAGATGTAGTCAACTTAATCATAATTTTATAGCTGCCTTTGCTGGTGGCGGTGTCTCAATTGAAAAAGTTAAAAAACTTTAGATATACCCATCCACGAGACACCCCACAACAAGGATTCGGTCCATTACCCCATTGAGTCTCTCAAAATAACAAATCCCCATCTATAAAATATTTCCATATGAATAAAAATAATCTTTCATTGGATGCTGGCCGCAACCATCTCCAATTCAACTTTCCTCCCGTAAAAGAATAATAACACCCTACCCAATCGGTGCCAGGCACCATTTATTCATATTTTTGCATAAATAATCCCGAAAATGAATAAAAGGTGCCAGGCACCGATTATACATTTTAACGCATTATTATTATGATATTTGCATAAATGGTGCCTGGCACCGTTTGTGGTTTCAGGTGTTACTTCTTTGTTACCATTTTTGGCTGTGGGGGTTGTATAGTTGTATATTATAATGGGATGGATGTTAAGGAGATTTTGTAGGATACTATTTACAATTCAAAGGGTGTATATTTTGAGGGAATGATGGGTTTAACTATTACTTTTTGTAGGAAGGTAAAGCAGGTATGAGACGTTTAATGATATATATGATGGCAATGATGAGTGCCATTCTGATAACGGGTTGCGATTTAGGAAAATCTCCGACTTCGCTGATTCAAATTCCGAAGTTATCAAAGAATAAGCAATTTTTAACTGAAGCAATTAAGAAAGCAATGCCTGCGGGCGCTGTTCTTGTTACACCTATTAAAAGCTCTACAAAAGAAACGATTCACATGGTTGATATTGATGGAGATCATGTTGATGAAGCGATTGTCTTTTACAGAAATGAAGAATTTGATCGCGAAATATATATTTTAATTTTTAAAAAGAAAAATAATAGCTGGGTAAAAACAATCCATGAACAGGTAGGTGGCTATCAGCTCCATACGCTTTATTTTAAAGATATGAATCAAGATGGCAGGAAGGATATCGCACTAGGAATAGATTCTACTTATCCTGGAACTGAAACTTTGCCTGAAAATATGACGAAGGAATTGCATATTTTCACAATGAAAGGTCATACATTAAATAGCTTTTTTACAATGCAATACACAGATGTTGTCGTGGATGATTTTAATGAAGATAAAGTTCCGGACATATCACTGATTACTTTTACTAAATCTAAAAATGCAAATATACAATTGTTACAGTGGCAGCCTCTGCATAAAAAAATGGAGATCATCTCAAAATTGAAATTACATGAGTATGTGAATGGTATTGAGAATGTTTTTATCGGACAATTAAGTGATCATCACAAGGCATTATTTCTAGATTCGGGATTAGGTGCACATTCTGGATGGACTGATATTGTAGAATTCTCCAATCAAAAGTTAAAAAGAGTGAAAATAAAAGAACGGCAATTATTAAAAGCTTACTATCTAGATTCAGGGGATGTAAATGATGACAAAATCACTGAAGTCGGAAATATGTATCAACCACATGGTTGGGAAGGAGCTCCATATTCGGACACGCCGTGGATTGAAACGTATACACAGTATAATTCTGAAGGTATAGGCAAGAAAGTAGAAGAAAGATACATAGATGTCACACACGGATTTTACCTAGTAATTCCAAAAAAATGGTGGATGAATGTGACAATTGAAAAAGGAAAAAATTCATTAAAAATGATTGGTTTGCCTAAAAAAAATATCGTATTCGATATTAAATGGTATCCGAATCATGAGTTACCAAACTTAACTAACTCCCGAGTTATTACTAAATCCGGCAAATTTACGTTTATCACTCAGTCACAAGCAAAGATGAGTGATTACCAAGCTTATTTTCATTTACTAGGTGAAGATTTTGAATAGGTTAGTTACCATGCAATTATTTTATATATGAAAGGGCCATGATGAATGAAGAGGAAAGTAATTTTATATTTTATGACAATCATTGTGTTAATGCTGTTTCTTTTCATTGGGCTGTTTAGTATCTTTCTCAAGCAATATTATTATGGAGGAATTGCCAATACATTAGAAAACCATGCAGAAACCTCTTCCTCATTTTTTAATAAATATAATACTGTATTCAATAATAATATCCGGGAAATGAGCGGAGATATTATGGATAATTTCAATTATGAGGATGCTGAATTACAACTACTTAGCAGAAAAGGAGAAATCATTCAATCCACCTCGGGCTTTAAGGTGAAAAGGGAAATTGTCCCGATTGATCCAACTGTACTTGAAGGCCGTTCCAATTATTCGATTGAAACCTCTGAGAATGAAAAGGAAAAAGTAATATCTGTGTATACCCCTTTAATGTATCAAGGACAAGTTGTTGGTGTATTGAAATATATTTCTTCGTTGTCACAAGTAAATAAAATGATGAATACCCTGATGTTCGAAATGCTTGTAATTGGGAGCATTGTAGCGATTATTGTTTTTCTTATAAGTTTAAAATTAGCAAACTCCTTTGTGAATCCGATAAAAAAAATTATTGAGTTTTCTACATCGATGGCGAAAGGACATTTCAAAGCAAGAGTAGATGAAAAATATCAGAATGAACTTGGTGAGCTTGCACAATCGCTAAATTTTATGGCAGATGAAATTGCACGAACAGATAAAATGAAAAATGAATTTATTTCCTCGATTTCGCATGAGTTAAGGACACCGTTAACAGGTATTAAAGGCTGGTCGGAAACGCTCCGTTCCTATGATGATTTGACGAAAGAAGAAGTTGAGCAAGGGATGACAATCATTTCAAATGAGACGAATCGTTTAATTGGATTAGTGGAGGATTTACTGGATTTTTCTCGATTAGAAGCAAATCATTTAAAGGTTTATAAAGAGGGAATACAGGTTGATAGAATTATTGAACAAGCAGTATTACAGCTTGAGAAAAAAGCTGA encodes:
- a CDS encoding sensor histidine kinase — translated: MKRKVILYFMTIIVLMLFLFIGLFSIFLKQYYYGGIANTLENHAETSSSFFNKYNTVFNNNIREMSGDIMDNFNYEDAELQLLSRKGEIIQSTSGFKVKREIVPIDPTVLEGRSNYSIETSENEKEKVISVYTPLMYQGQVVGVLKYISSLSQVNKMMNTLMFEMLVIGSIVAIIVFLISLKLANSFVNPIKKIIEFSTSMAKGHFKARVDEKYQNELGELAQSLNFMADEIARTDKMKNEFISSISHELRTPLTGIKGWSETLRSYDDLTKEEVEQGMTIISNETNRLIGLVEDLLDFSRLEANHLKVYKEGIQVDRIIEQAVLQLEKKAETKKIAITSELLPVIIDADPNRLKQVFLNIIDNAIKFSHVNGEITIRMKKAGKDICISIKDEGIGIEASQISKLMDKFYQVNAKAIGAGLGLSISKEIIDLHEGTIKISSKPNEGTTVSIYLPFGT